The following DNA comes from Verrucomicrobiales bacterium.
AGACGGATATCTTCACCTTCCGGCTGGGAGGCAAGAACGCCTACATCATTGGGTTTATGGACGACTACTCCCGTTACATCGTGGGAGCTGACCTCTTCCGTAGCCACACCGCCGAAAACGTGCTCGAAGTCTTTCGTGTCGCGGCCGGCGAGTATCAACCACCCAAGGAGATGCTCACCGACAACGGGCGTGAGTATGTCAACTGGCGTGGAACCACTCGCTTCCAGGCGGAGATGAAAAAGAACGGGACCCATCACTTCAAATCCCGGCCACATCACCCCATGACCTTGGGCAAGATCGAACGCTTCTGGGAAAGCATCTGGCAAGAGTTCCTCTCTCGAGCTCAGTTTGAAAGCTTCGAGTCAGCGCGGGAACGAATCAAACTATGGGTGAAGTACTACAACCACAAGCGACCGCACCAGGGGATTGAAGGCCTCTGCCCTGCGGATCGCTTCTTCGAGATTGCCTCCCAGCTCCGCAAAACGATGGAGGCAGGCATTCAGGAAAATCTTCTGGAGATAGCCTTGCGTGGCCAACCCAGAGCTCCCTTCTACATGGTCGGCCGTATGGAAGGACAGTCGGTAATCCTCCGGGCCGAAAAAGGAAAACTCAAACTCTCGATCGACAATGGAAACGAAAACCAAGAACTCGTCTACGACCTCAAACGCGAACAAAACCAGACGCCAGCTAGCCCAGTCGTTCTCGGCGACGGAGAAAGCCCAAGCAGTCCTGGCGGTTTGGACCGAGCGGTGCAAGCCCTCGGAGGTGTGCCGTCAAATGCAGATCAACTCCATGACCTTTCAATACTGGCAACGCCGGGCCATGGAGGGGATGCTCCAAGCGCTGGAGGCCCGAGTGAACCTGGCCAAGGGGGAGGCACTCAGCCCTCGACTCCAGGCGCTCTTGAGCCATCGCCAGCAGCGCCTCAACACCCGAAAACTCTCGGCTCGACTGGAGCAGATCCAGCTTGCCCAGAAGGAGGAAGTTGCGGCAAAAGCCTAGTCGATGAGTCCCTCCCAACATCGAGCCAGCTTGATCCTGCAGGTCCGGGCTGGCCAACTCACAGCCCAGGAGGCGGCTCGGCAATTGGGCATCTCCCGCCAGGCGTATTACAAGTGGGAGAAGCGAGCCCTCAAAGCCCTGCTGCTTTCCCTGGAGGACCAACCCAGGGGGCGTCCGGCCTCGGTGACGGATCCCGACCAGCAACAACTCCAAAATCGGGTTCAGGAACTGGAGAGGAAGGTTCGCCTGTATGAGGAACGTGAAGAGCTTCGTGCTCTGATCCAGCAAATGGAGGAGTCGGATTCGTCCGGCTCCTCCACTAAAAAAAACTCCAAATGATACCGCGTATCCTAGAGCGACTCGAGGAAGCTCGTAGAGAGTTTACCTGGAGAGAGCTTTGCTACCGGCTCATCCCGTGCGCCACGGTGCTTCGCTGGCGCGCTCGGGGTAAAGCCGGAAAAGCTCTTCTGGAAAAGGCCGGCCCTAAGAAGAAGAAACCGCCAAAGGGCTCGCAGCTACAGAAGGATGTCAAAGGCCTAGCGCACGGCCGGCAACGCACCGCAGGCACGGGAGCTCTTTACCAGCAATGGTCGGAGTTCATTTCCCGGCGCGACTTTCAAGAGCTGGTCGCTCAGGAACGCGAAAACAAAACCGATGACATGAAGCGCATTCAATGGCTTAAGCCAGGCGTCGCTTGGAGCATCGACACCACCGAGTATGGCCCAGAGAGAACCAAGATCACGCCCCTGCGCGATCTGGCCTCGAAGTACCAACTGCCCAGCCCCTTGGTCCAAGCCCGAGAGGAAGGGACACGCATCGCACTCTACCTGGATCGGATGTTCCGAACCGAAGGACCTCCGATGTTCCTCAAACGGGACTTGGGGTCTCCGCTGAACTGTCAGGCCGTGGATGAGGTGCTGGAACGGCATCGAGTGCTTCCCCTCAATAGTCCACCCGGATACCCCCGTTACAACGGATCAATGGAACGCGGCATGCGCGACCTCAAAGCAACTCTGGATCATCGGCGGATGAAGGTGCTGACCAAGGACCTGCCCATGACCTTAGAGGTCGAGCTTGCCACCCATCAACTCAACCACCGAAGGCTTCGCAGCCTCGGTGGCTTAACCCCCTGCCAGGTTTATCACGACCCTCAACGCCACCTCCAAATCCATGGTGCCGCCAGGGCTCGTATTTTCCGTGAAGTTTTTGAGCAGTTCTGGCAGTTTGCTCAATGCATGCCCAAACACGATCGCCACAGCCTCAACGCCGGTT
Coding sequences within:
- a CDS encoding transposase, translating into METKTKNSSTTSNANKTRRQLAQSFSATEKAQAVLAVWTERCKPSEVCRQMQINSMTFQYWQRRAMEGMLQALEARVNLAKGEALSPRLQALLSHRQQRLNTRKLSARLEQIQLAQKEEVAAKA
- a CDS encoding helix-turn-helix domain-containing protein, with product MSPSQHRASLILQVRAGQLTAQEAARQLGISRQAYYKWEKRALKALLLSLEDQPRGRPASVTDPDQQQLQNRVQELERKVRLYEEREELRALIQQMEESDSSGSSTKKNSK